Proteins encoded by one window of Desulfomonilia bacterium:
- a CDS encoding transketolase C-terminal domain-containing protein, which yields MAKERKGIEVSLAISEAVCQADVDVVSAYPITPQTHIVEHLSELVADGHLDAEFVPVESEHSAMSVCVGSSAVGARSFTSTSSQGLALMAEIFFITSSLRLPVVMALANRSLSGPLSIWNDHTDTMMVRDAGWIHVFVDNGQEAYDHIFWAFRVAEDKGVRLPVAVNLDGFIMTHMIEPIDFEDTELIKKYLPPHRMEGALHPDNPLSMGCFAMPEMYTETQAARDHALLNSYPVCLKAWDEWAALTGRKYLPIETYRTEDAEYCIVTMGSFGETAMNAIDELRAEGEKVGGIRIRLWRPFPFDDFFRAAAGKKYLIVLDRAISFGGPGGPVALEVRNALYKKTKAPTVVDYVAGLAGRDVAVNDFKKIILEGKAKAEKGKTKGYTLYGLRSS from the coding sequence ATGGCCAAGGAAAGAAAAGGAATAGAAGTATCGCTGGCCATATCGGAAGCGGTCTGTCAGGCGGATGTAGATGTCGTAAGCGCATATCCGATAACACCGCAGACGCATATAGTTGAACACCTTTCGGAACTGGTGGCCGACGGCCATCTGGATGCCGAGTTCGTGCCGGTTGAGAGCGAACATTCAGCGATGAGTGTATGCGTGGGGTCTTCCGCAGTCGGGGCGCGATCGTTCACATCCACCAGTTCCCAGGGCCTGGCGCTTATGGCCGAGATATTCTTCATCACATCCAGCCTGAGGCTGCCGGTCGTCATGGCCCTTGCCAACCGCTCACTGTCCGGACCGCTTTCAATCTGGAATGACCACACCGACACCATGATGGTGCGCGACGCAGGATGGATACATGTATTTGTCGACAACGGTCAGGAGGCTTATGATCATATCTTCTGGGCTTTCAGGGTTGCGGAGGACAAGGGTGTAAGACTGCCCGTGGCCGTCAATCTCGACGGTTTCATCATGACACACATGATCGAACCCATCGATTTCGAGGATACGGAACTTATTAAAAAATATCTTCCCCCGCACAGGATGGAAGGGGCGCTGCATCCAGACAATCCCTTGTCCATGGGGTGCTTCGCGATGCCCGAAATGTACACCGAGACCCAGGCGGCGCGTGATCACGCACTGCTGAATTCCTATCCCGTCTGCCTTAAGGCCTGGGACGAATGGGCTGCCCTTACAGGGAGGAAGTATCTTCCCATAGAGACATACAGGACCGAAGATGCTGAGTACTGCATAGTCACGATGGGCTCGTTCGGTGAAACCGCAATGAACGCCATAGACGAACTCCGCGCCGAGGGCGAAAAGGTAGGCGGCATAAGGATAAGATTGTGGAGGCCGTTCCCGTTCGACGATTTCTTCAGGGCCGCGGCCGGAAAGAAATATCTCATAGTCCTGGACAGGGCCATAAGTTTCGGCGGCCCCGGAGGTCCGGTGGCGCTTGAAGTCAGGAACGCGCTTTACAAGAAAACAAAGGCGCCCACGGTCGTGGATTATGTGGCCGGTCTTGCCGGCAGGGATGTGGCTGTTAATGACTTCAAGAAGATCATCCTGGAAGGCAAGGCAAAGGCCGAAAAAGGCAAAACCAAGGGCTATACGCTGTATGGCCTCAGGTCGTCATAA
- the porB gene encoding pyruvate synthase subunit PorB, giving the protein MEKFSVFSSRLVEKAEFFTSGHRACQGCAEALAVRHVLKALGRDTIVAMSTGCMEIISSPLPTTAWKVPWIHVAFENSSAVASGCESGMKAMMRKGKIPKKKINFVGMGGDGATADIGMGQLSGALERGHDMIYVCYDNEAYMNTGIQRSSETPWGASTTTSPAGRKSIGQHTQKKDMPKIAVAHHIPYVATACSSFPFDLMEKVKKASEIEGPAYVHVMSVCPTGWRIPTEEAIKYGRLIVDSCVFPLFEVVNGKYSMTYKPEKILPVAEYIKGQGRFRHLTPQMIEEIQEHTTREYEKILKMCEEG; this is encoded by the coding sequence ATGGAAAAGTTCTCGGTATTCTCTTCGAGACTGGTTGAAAAGGCGGAATTCTTCACATCCGGCCACCGCGCCTGCCAGGGATGCGCCGAAGCGCTTGCGGTAAGGCATGTTTTGAAGGCGCTCGGCCGCGACACCATTGTTGCCATGTCGACCGGGTGCATGGAAATCATCTCGTCGCCCTTGCCAACAACGGCCTGGAAGGTTCCCTGGATACACGTCGCATTTGAAAACAGCTCGGCTGTCGCAAGCGGATGCGAATCCGGGATGAAGGCCATGATGAGAAAGGGCAAAATCCCGAAGAAGAAGATAAACTTCGTCGGCATGGGCGGTGACGGAGCGACGGCCGACATCGGAATGGGGCAGCTCTCGGGCGCTCTCGAACGCGGCCATGACATGATCTATGTCTGCTACGACAACGAGGCCTATATGAACACAGGTATCCAGCGCTCATCGGAGACGCCTTGGGGAGCAAGCACTACGACAAGCCCCGCGGGCAGGAAATCGATCGGACAGCACACACAGAAAAAGGATATGCCAAAGATAGCGGTCGCACACCATATACCGTATGTTGCGACTGCATGCTCCAGTTTTCCGTTCGATCTTATGGAAAAGGTGAAAAAGGCCTCCGAGATCGAAGGCCCGGCCTATGTGCACGTGATGAGCGTATGTCCTACGGGCTGGCGCATACCTACGGAAGAGGCCATCAAATACGGGCGCCTCATAGTTGATTCCTGCGTGTTCCCGCTTTTCGAGGTGGTGAACGGCAAATACTCCATGACATACAAACCGGAAAAAATCCTTCCTGTGGCCGAATACATCAAGGGGCAGGGACGTTTCAGGCACCTTACGCCGCAGATGATAGAAGAGATACAGGAGCACACCACAAGGGAATATGAAAAAATCCTTAAAATGTGTGAAGAGGGCTAG
- a CDS encoding NAD(P)H-dependent oxidoreductase subunit E: MIDINKVDEIINRYEKSEESLLAILQDFQREFFYVPEEGMKRLCEVMDVPESKIYAMGTFYKALSLSPRGRHTIKVCTGTACHLKGAPQIIETLERELKVKRENTTEDGRFTLECVNCVGACAMAPVTVVDEDYYGQTRASKVGDVLKKYE, from the coding sequence ATGATTGATATTAATAAAGTCGATGAGATCATAAACAGGTACGAGAAATCCGAAGAATCGCTTCTGGCAATTCTTCAGGACTTTCAGAGGGAATTCTTCTATGTCCCCGAAGAGGGAATGAAACGCCTCTGTGAGGTGATGGATGTGCCCGAGAGCAAGATCTATGCGATGGGGACATTCTACAAGGCGCTCTCGCTTTCACCCAGGGGCAGGCATACGATCAAGGTCTGCACGGGAACGGCATGCCACCTGAAAGGTGCGCCGCAGATTATCGAAACCCTGGAGAGGGAACTCAAGGTCAAACGCGAGAACACAACCGAAGACGGCAGGTTCACGCTCGAGTGCGTCAACTGTGTTGGGGCATGTGCGATGGCTCCGGTTACCGTGGTCGACGAAGACTACTACGGACAGACAAGGGCGTCCAAAGTCGGCGATGTCCTGAAGAAATATGAATAA